The Fusobacterium necrophorum subsp. necrophorum genome includes the window ATCATAAGGGATAGAATTGTTGTGGATATGATTGTCGAATAGATGTGGGGGACTGCATGAGAAAATATTTCTTCATATAAGGTAATATCCCCCATCATAGTTGTAGCAAGATCTGTTAAATCTCGTTTTCCAAAATAAGAAAGAGGAAGCTTTTTCATTCTATTTGCAATCTCTATTCTTGAACTCGCCGTTTCTTCATATACATTGTTATAAAGCCTTACATAATCCCATCTTGCAACAAAATACATAAGCAGCAGCATCCCTATAATGATGACAATATAGGTGATTGATGAAAGGCTTAAGGAGTCTTCCGTTCCTTCTAATCTTCCCAAATATTGAAATAAAAACGTAAAAGCTATGATAGGCGGAAATAATTTCGTTATATTTAAGATGGTATGTGAGAAAATAGATTTTTTAAGATTTTTTGCTCCTATTTCCGTCATAGCATATCTTGTTATAAAATATCTAAGCATTTTGACCTCCTATTTTCCAGTTGACCGCTCTTTGGTATTCTTCCCAAAGTTTTTTATAAACTTCTCCTTTTTGAAGTAATTCGTCATGTGTTCCTTCTTCTACAAGCTTACCTTTGTCGATTACAAGAATTCTGTCGGCATTTACCACCGTTGAGAGTCTGTGTGCTATCATAAGCGTCGTTCTGTTTTTGGCAAGTTTCTTAAAAGATTCTTGAATCATATATTCATTTTCCGGATCGGCAAAAGCAGTGGCTTCATCTAAAATCAACAGCTTAGCATCCTTTAAAAATGCTCTTGCGATTGTAAGTCTTTGAACCTCTCCTCCGGAAAAGTAGGTCCCTTTTGTTCCGTAAACTGTTTCTAATCCCTTTTCAAGAGTATCTACAATTTCCTTGGAACCTGAACTTATAAGAGCATCCTCTATTTCCTTGTCGCTGGCATCCGACTTTCCTAACAGCAAATTTTCCTTAAGACTTATTTTAAATAATTTTGATCCCTGAAACACGAATGCAATCTTTTTCATAAGAGCAGTCTTTTCATATTCTTGAATATTGGTTTTTCCAAGTAACACCTCTCCGCTGTCGGCATCATAAAATCTCGCTGCAAGCCTTGCTATCGTACTTTTTCCGCCTCCCGACGGTCCCACAAGTGCTACGCTTTCTCCTTGATTGACACGAAACGAAACCTGATCAAGAATTTTTTCATCTCCGTAGGAAAAAGACACATTTTTAAACTCCAATCCTTCACTAAAGTCCTGTTTTTCTCCATAAGACAGTTCTTCATAATCCAATATATTGTCAATGTTATCCAGAGCTGTTGTTGCAAAAAAACTGAATTGTGTAATGGTTGTGCTTCTCATGATAAACATACCGAAAGTCGGACCGAGTAATAGGTAAATAATGGAGTTCCCTAAGACCGTACGAATCTCTTCTCCTCTGCCTATCAACAGGATTGCCACAGGGACCAGGAAAAATGCTGTAGATGCCGTAATCGCTTCATATAGAGACATTTTATTTCTATACATAACGGTAAGTTTCATCACCGTTTCCTTTAAGCGGATAATCAAAGAATGCAGTCGTTGAAAGCTTTCAACGCTTTGTGCAAATGTTTTTACAACGGGGATTCCTCTTACATATTCAACCGTTTCGGCGGATAAATTTGCAAGATCTTCAAAATATTTCTCTCTCTCTTTTTTCATTTCTTCGGTCATCATCGTTGCCATAAGTCCCATAGAAATTATGAGAGGAATCAGACTTGCCACTCCCAGTCTCCAATCAAAGTATAAAAAAAGCCCTAAAAGAATAAGCGGAGAAATTACAGACATAGCCATATCAGGTAGTTGATGAGCTAAAAAACTGTGAGTCTGAGAAGCTCCATCTACAATCACATTTCTGATTTTTCCGCTCTCTCTATTTAGAAAATATCCCAAAGGTTTTTTCATCATTTTTTCTACATTGATTTTTATGATATTATCTTCCACTTCAAATGCAAAAATATGAGATACGATAAGGGCGAAAGTATATAACAAGAGACCAATCGCTGCAAATAATGCAGCTGAAACGGCATATTGTTTTATCATTACAACATCTACAACCTTGTTAAGGATTATACTTTTTATGATTTTATGTATATATAGCATAGGCATCAGCACCATTATTCCGGAAATTCCGGATAACATCATTGCTAAATAAAGCATATACCCTTTCTGTCCTGCATAGGGCATCAATCTTTTTAGAATGGATGTTTTTTTCTTTTCTTTTTTCATATGAGCCACCTCTTTCCTTCACACATGATTTCGTTTATCAAGTTAAAAAGTTAAAATAAAATTCTATATGTTTGCTGATAAAAAATATAGTTATCCCATTTAGTTTTATTTCTTCTATATTTGTTTTTCTGATAACTTGAAATAATCATTATTTATAATTGTATCATTTAAAATATTATGTTACAATATGAAGAGAGCATATAAGTCTAATAAGGATAAAGTCTAAACGGGATATAAGGAGGCAATGTATGAAGCCCTACTATGAATTTGTTCAAACATATTTAGGAGCGACTGATTGTAAAAATAATCAGAAATATTGCAGTGTAGGTCATACTTTCTATTTTAATAAGGAGGAGATTGAGGGGATTTATTGGTTTTATGAGACAAAAGATTTCATTGTGGATATTCATGATTTCTTTATAAAAAAAGACTTTACTCAAAACAACTTTCCAAACATGAGTTATTTTATGTCTTTTTGTTCTTCCTATTTAATCACGGCAAACGGCGAAAGTTTCAATCCTTATCAAACACTGTCTTCCAATCTTCTATATATTATGGATATTGATAATTTAGATACCAATTATCACTTTTTATTGCATGGGAATTATCCTTATTTAAGTGTCGGAATCAATTTTAAAAAGCAAATGATTGAAGAATATCTCAACTCTTTAAAAAATAAAGGGAATATCAATTACTCCGATATATTTTTCAATACAAAATCGATTGTGAGTAAATCCTTGGAATCTTTAGCAAAAGATATACTTAACTGTAAAATGAGTTCTCCTGCTGCTGAAATCTTTTTTGAAGCAAAAGCAAAAGAATGGTTAAGCATCACGATAGATGCCTTTTTAAGCAGAAAAAATATTCATCTTTCATTAGATGATGATAAGGCACTTGAAAATGTTGCAAATTATCTTGACGATCACTATGCCATAACTGTTTCACAAAAAGTTCTTGAAAAAATTGCAATGATGAGTGGGACTAAATTAAAAAAGTTATTTAAACAAAAATATCAAATGAGTATTACGGAATAT containing:
- a CDS encoding ABC transporter ATP-binding protein, coding for MKKEKKKTSILKRLMPYAGQKGYMLYLAMMLSGISGIMVLMPMLYIHKIIKSIILNKVVDVVMIKQYAVSAALFAAIGLLLYTFALIVSHIFAFEVEDNIIKINVEKMMKKPLGYFLNRESGKIRNVIVDGASQTHSFLAHQLPDMAMSVISPLILLGLFLYFDWRLGVASLIPLIISMGLMATMMTEEMKKEREKYFEDLANLSAETVEYVRGIPVVKTFAQSVESFQRLHSLIIRLKETVMKLTVMYRNKMSLYEAITASTAFFLVPVAILLIGRGEEIRTVLGNSIIYLLLGPTFGMFIMRSTTITQFSFFATTALDNIDNILDYEELSYGEKQDFSEGLEFKNVSFSYGDEKILDQVSFRVNQGESVALVGPSGGGKSTIARLAARFYDADSGEVLLGKTNIQEYEKTALMKKIAFVFQGSKLFKISLKENLLLGKSDASDKEIEDALISSGSKEIVDTLEKGLETVYGTKGTYFSGGEVQRLTIARAFLKDAKLLILDEATAFADPENEYMIQESFKKLAKNRTTLMIAHRLSTVVNADRILVIDKGKLVEEGTHDELLQKGEVYKKLWEEYQRAVNWKIGGQNA
- a CDS encoding AraC family transcriptional regulator; this translates as MKPYYEFVQTYLGATDCKNNQKYCSVGHTFYFNKEEIEGIYWFYETKDFIVDIHDFFIKKDFTQNNFPNMSYFMSFCSSYLITANGESFNPYQTLSSNLLYIMDIDNLDTNYHFLLHGNYPYLSVGINFKKQMIEEYLNSLKNKGNINYSDIFFNTKSIVSKSLESLAKDILNCKMSSPAAEIFFEAKAKEWLSITIDAFLSRKNIHLSLDDDKALENVANYLDDHYAITVSQKVLEKIAMMSGTKLKKLFKQKYQMSITEYSQRRRMNIAEILLLNSNLKIKEIAEAVGYSSHSKFSTCYKKYKGVYPREIKKFNLNLRAKNI